Genomic DNA from Chlorocebus sabaeus isolate Y175 chromosome 6, mChlSab1.0.hap1, whole genome shotgun sequence:
aagactctgtcccctccgcagaaaagaaagaaggagagagagagagagagagagagagagagagagagagaagaaagaaagaaagaaagaaagaaagaaagaaagaaagaaagaaagaaagaaagaaagaaagaaagaaagaaagaaagaaagaaagaaagagagagagaaagaaagagaaagaaagaagggagggagggagggaaggaaggaaaggaaggaaaggaaagaaagaaaggaaagaaagggcgAGTTTATGCATGGGTTGGATATCTGGGAGGATACACAAAAAACTGACAACAGTTTTCTAGTGAGAAAATGTAACAATGGAGGATTTGGAATGAAAGGGAGAACTATTTCTCATcactttcaagtttttttttttttgagatggagtcttcgctcagtcacccaggctggagtgcagtggcgggatctccgctcactgcaagctccgtctcccagtttcatgcgggatctcggctcactgcaagctccgtctcccagtttcatgcgggatctcggctcactgcaagctccgtctcccagtttcatgccattctcctgcctcagcctcccgagtagctgggactacaggaacctgccaccacgcccggctaattttttcatatttttagtagagacggggtttcaccgtgttagccgggatggtctcgatctcctgacctcataatctgcccatctcagcctcccatagtgctgggattaaaggcgtgagccaccacacccagcccaagtttttaaaaatatatatatactacttttcccagtttatttatttttaatcagatcCACTAGTCAACAGAATAGgtaggtctctctctctcactcacacacacacacacacacacacacacacacagagagagagagagagagagagagagagagagagagagagagagagagagactcactatgtcaccaggctggagtgcagtggcatgatctcagctcattgcaacctccacagcccaggcttaagtgatcctcctatctcagcctcctaagtagccagtactacaggcatgtgccaccatgccaatcTCTTGTaaagacggggtatcaccatgttgcccaggctgttctcgaattcctgggctcaagcaatcctctctgcCCCGCCTCCCAaaggagttaattttttttaaggtgcCTCTGTGTTTCTTGGCACTCAGTCACTGTGTCACTTAATCCGCTCCTCACCCAGAAGATGGAAACACTTGCTTCTATTTTATAGACTTGGGGCAACCGAGGCTCTGAGAGGTAGAGTTCTCAGGGCAAGTCAGAGctggcgctttttttttttttttttttttttgagacagagtctcagtcacccagcctggagtgcagtgacaagatcttgcctcactgcaacctctgtctcctgggttcaagcgattctcctgcctcagtctcccgagtagctgggattacaggtgtctgccaccatgcctggctaatttttgtgtgtttactaGAGACATAGCTCTTATCATCCTGCAGGCTGGCTTTTTCATGTGACGGCTGGAGAGGGTTCCAAGAGTGAGGGAAGTATGAGGCGGAGGCTCAGGACTTTGCACAAGGTGCAAGTTCTCAGAACTTTGCTCAGAGCTTTGCACGAGAACTTTGCACAAGGTAAGCTTTGCACTACCACTCATGCTACTGGTCAAAAAGCAAGTCATGAGCCTGGCCTAGATTCAAGGTGTGAGGAAAGAGACCCCACCCCTTGACAGGAAAATCTGAAAAGTGACATTGCCAAGGAGCACGTATGCAGGAAGGTGTGCAGAACGGGGACCATTTGTGTGATCTCCCACAGTAGCCCTGATGGAAAGCTACCGTTGCTCCAGGGAGTCCCTAGGCTGGCCCTGAGATGCTTACACCCAGGTTGTGAAAAGGGAGGTTTCAAATCCTAGCTCATTGAAGCCACTGTTATTTCGTGTCTCTCCTGCCACAGCTGAATCTACCCCTTAACTATTCATTACGCTGCCAACCTCTGGAACTGGTGTAAAGTGACTTAATAAATTTCCTTATTGTTGAAGCCAGTTGGAGTTAGGTTTTCTGTTACTTAAAACACCCCAAAGCCAAACTGATGCATGTGAAGAATACTCCTTTCTGGGGATTGAAGTCCGAGTGGTCCCTGGTCACAACAGGCCATTCCCTTGGCTCTAGGTtgaggcaaaaggaaaatgtCGTGCAATCCAGAAGCTGTCACACCACTTGCTCATGATTCAAAGAAGCAGTTCTgcccaggtacggtggctcatgcctgtaattccagcactttgggaagccgaagtaggcggatcactcaaggtcaggattttgagaccagcctggccaacatgcagaaaccccgtctctactaaaaatacaaaattagcctggggtggtggcgcattgccagctactcaggaggctgaggtaagaggatcactcgagactaggagactgaggtggcgtagctgtgatcacaccactgcactccagcctgggcaacagaacaagaccctatcagaaaaaaaaaacaggttatgTTTTTAAGCCTCTAAATGTGGAGGagttttgttacacagcaagAGCTAACTAGTACATCTGCACTCTGGACAATAGAAAGGGGGAAAAGTGGAAATGGAGGGCAGGCCCCTCCCATTTAAAGGCACTTCAAGGAAGTTACATTGATTGCTGCCACTTACATCCTATTGGTCAGAAAGCAGTCACATGGTTGGAACTACATGCAAAGGatactgggaaatgtagtctttcctttttttctagttAACCACGTGCCTCATTAGAACACAGGAGTTTTACTACATAGAAAGaggaggccaggtgctgtggctcacacctgtaatcccagcagtttggggagccgaggctggaggatcacttgaactcaggagtttgagaccaacctgggcaacatgatgaaaccccctgtCTACAAATTACCCAGGTAGCACAtgtctatagttccagctactaggcgGAGTGGGGCGTGGggagtgctgaggcaggagaatggcttgagccctgaaggtcaaggctgcagtgagccgagattgtgccactgcactccagcctggcgacacagcaagactctatctcaaaaaaaagaggcgGGGAGGGGGAAGAATGGACACTGGGGAATAAGTAGCTGTCTCTACCACAGAGCTTTAGATGAGGGGTTGCTGGaagacttcctgaaggaagaggcaGGATTGGGCAGGGTTTTAGAAGCCAGTCAAGGTAAGAGGCCACAAGCAAACTAAGAAAGACGGCTTCCAGCTTCCAGCTGAAGGCTTCCATCGTTCCCGGGGGGCTTTGCCGCGGGGACAGGATGACTGAGAAACTCCTCTCCAAACGCCCTGGCCAGGGCAGAAGGCAAAGACTGGAAAAACTTTTCTTGGAAATCTCTGCCAATGAAGACGTAGAGGAAGGGGTTGAGGCTGCTGTTGACACAACCCAAGGCAAAGCTAGCCTGGAGGATGAGCAGCATCCGGGGGTGGTAGAGTTCCTTGAGCATCACCCGTCGCCACAGATGGACCAACAGCACCACATTAAACGGGGACCAGCAGATAAAGAAAGCACTCACCAGCACCAGCAGCAGCCTCTTGGGCCGGTTGGCGTGGACCCAGCCATCCCGCAAGAGCTTGGCCCGGATGAGGTGGGCGCAGGTGCCTATGATTGCTAAGGGCCCAAGGAAGCCCAGCAGGAAGTGGCCAATGCTCCTATAATGTGGCTCTCCACGACCCCTTCAATCCAAATCTGGGCAGTCTCATTCTCCGAGTTGAACTCCAAGTAGCAGTGCGTACAGCCATTCCATTTTCTAGTTGTCCGGAATTTCATGTGTGCAGAGCACAAGACGGCGGCCAGGAGCCACACCCCGAAGGCCAGCCAGCTCGCCCGCTGCACAGTGCGGTGGTTCAGGGCCCAGACAGGGTAGAGGACAGAGATGCAACGGTCCACAGAGATGAGGACCAGGAGGCAGTTACTGGCAAAGTAGCCGAGGAACACAAAGGTGATGTAGAGTTTGCAGGCCCACTCTCCGAGGAGCCACTGCTTGGAGGCAATATAGTACATGGCAATGGGCAGAGACAGTGAGAGCATGAAATCGGCAAGGGCCAGGTGGAAGAAGCAGACGGTAGAGACCGTGCAGGCCATGCGGAAGGCAGTCATTCCCAGCACCAGCCCATTGCCCAGCACTCCGACGACAAAGGACGCAGAGAGGACAGCCACGGTCAGCGGGCGGAGGGACCCCACCTCCTCAGACAGGCATCTGGAAGCATTCATCTTCCTGGAACAAGAGTGATCACGTGTCAGGGCCCCAGGTTGCCTGTCACTGCAGTCCCTGGTCCCCTCCGAGACCCCCCTCTCATGATTTCTCCATTTCATAACTTTTATGgaatacttattattattattcttttagagacagcgtcatgctctgtcacccaggctggagtacaaaggtacaatcacagctcactgcagcctccacctcctaggctcaagagatcctcccacctcagcctcctggagtagctgggactacagatacttacccccatgcccggctaatttttttaatttttatttttttttgggatgcagtcttgctctgtctcccaggctggaatgcagtggcctgatctcagctcattgcaacctccgcctaccaggtttaagcaattctgctgcctcagcctcccaagtagctagaactacaggcacacgccaccacgcctggctaatttttgtgttttcagtagagatggggttttatgattttggccaggctcatctccaactcctgacctcgtgatctgcccgcctcagtctccaaaatgctaggattacaggtgtgagccactgtgcctggccttaattttcttttttgtagagatggggtcttgctgtgttgcttagtctggtcttcaactcctggcttcaagtgatcctcccaccttggcctcccagagtgctgggattacaagtgtgggccatTGAGCCCAGCCTGAATGCTTTTATGACCCATTAACActgttctttcctcctcctccttcttcttctttttcttcctcctcctcctcctcctcctcctccttcttcttcagacagagtctcactgtgttacccaggctggagtgcaacggcacgatctcagctcactggacaCAATAATATTGTTCTAAGTACCAGAGATAACTCATGTAACAAAACAagccctcatggaacttacatccCCGTGAGAGATGTCAGGtgtaatacatataataaattaaCTCATGATATACTGCTTTAGAAGACTACCAGTgttatggaaaaataataaataaagtggaGGGGGCAGgtatggaggctcatgcctgtaatcacagcactttgtgaggctgaagcagaaggactGGTTGAAGTTAGGTTGAAGTCCAAGGtggccaacataatgagacccagtctctacaaaaaataaatgattaaaaatttttttgactgggtgcggtggctcatgcctataatcccagcacattgggaggtcaaggcaggtagaacacctgaggtcaggagttcgagaccagcctgctcaacatggcgaaaccctgtctctactaaaaatacaaaaattagccgggcatggtggctcactcgtgtaatcccagatatttgggaggctgagaatcacttgaacctgggatgttggaggttgcggtgagctgagatcaggccactgcactccagcctgggcaacagagtgagattccatctctttaaaaaaaaaaaaaaaatcaaattaaggaGAATTGGGAATGTGAGGGAcgagagagaaagcagaaagggGCCACTGGTACATTAAAcggggtggtcagggaagaccACAGTGAGAATGTAACATTTGGCCAGgctcaatggctcacacctgtaatctcaacactttgggaggccaaggcggaggatcacctgaggtcaagagttcgagaccagcctggccaacatggcgaaaccccatctctactaaaaacacacaaaaaattagctgggcgtggtagcacacacatgtagtcccagctactcgggaggctagggcaggagaatcactttaacctggcgggcagagggtgcagtgagccaagatcacaccattgcactaagcatgggcaacagggtgagactctgtctcaaaaaaaaaaaagaatataacatttgagcaaagatttGGAGGAGACGACAAAGTGAGGCACATACGTATCTGGAGGAAGTACCCTTCGGGCAGAACCAGCAGCTTGGGCAAAGGTCCTGAGTCAGGACAGTGCCTGGAATGCTCAAGGAACAgcagggaggccagtgtggctggagccatGTGGGCAATGGGGAGAGAGGTGAGAGGTGAAGGCAGAGAGGGAAGCGGGCAGGTGGAGCAGGACCCTGTGAGTCATAGTGCACACTCTCCTGGCCTTTCCTGTAAGATGGGAGTTACAAAAGACTGTGGAGCAGAGGACGAACAATATCTGACTTAGGTCTTAACAATCACTGTGACTTTAAGGTTGAGACTAGACTGAGGGGGCGGGATGGAagcaggaggctgggaggaggctgCTGCAGGAACCCAGGTGGGCAGTGATGGGGAGATGGGGACCAGGGTGATGGCAGAGGAGGTGGTAGGAAGCAGATTCCAGGGTCAAGGTGGAGCTGGCTAGATTTGCTGCTGGGCTGGATGTGTGAGGTGAGCGGGGAGCAGTGTCGGGGTGACTGCAGGACTTTTGAACCGATGGAAGCTGGAGTTGCTGTACACTGATGCAGGAGAGCAGGTTTGGGGTGAGACCAGGAGCTCGGGGTTGGTCACTTTGCCTTTGAAATGCCTGTAAGACATCCTGGGGAGACTTCACTAAGGCAGCTGGATACTAGCAGCAAGATTACAGGAGGGgagcccggcacggtggctcacgcctgtaatcccagccctttggaaggctgaggtgggcggatcacctgaggtcatgagttcgagaccagcctggtcaacatggtaaaaccccgtctctagtaaaaatacaaaaattagctgggtgtggttgcaggtgcctg
This window encodes:
- the GPR32 gene encoding LOW QUALITY PROTEIN: probable G-protein coupled receptor 32 (The sequence of the model RefSeq protein was modified relative to this genomic sequence to represent the inferred CDS: inserted 1 base in 1 codon; deleted 2 bases in 1 codon); this encodes MDLRTHPTLKLRLPIFPPLLPASEARSQALPLCEPRVFHLNMGTIPPTLCSSWDVQIILVLVNLWSLKTFATNKVLGTRKNSLWEMDMKMNASRCLSEEVGSLRPLTVAVLSASFVVGVLGNGLVLGMTAFRMACTVSTVCFFHLALADFMLSLSLPIAMYYIASKQWLLGEWACKLYITFVFLGYFASNCLLVLISVDRCISVLYPVWALNHRTVQRASWLAFGVWLLAAVLCSAHMKFRTTRKWNGCTHCYLEFNSENETAQIWIEGVVESHIIGXIGHFLLGFLGPLAIIGTCAHLIRAKLLRDGWVHANRPKRLLLVLVSAFFICWSPFNVVLLVHLWRRVMLKELYHPRMLLILQASFALGCVNSSLNPFLYVFIGRDFQEKFFQSLPSALARAFGEEFLSSCPRGKAPRERWKPSAGSWKPQYGRGGGAPIVAWFEMFPAVGDRQTVIKCRKIAVMGILTSRHLPSPTSGFTLAGACNCLNPLLYMGGDQALWACQGGGSEDAQVAVGTGDGTLADL